The Pleurodeles waltl isolate 20211129_DDA chromosome 6, aPleWal1.hap1.20221129, whole genome shotgun sequence genome has a segment encoding these proteins:
- the LOC138301336 gene encoding glycosyltransferase family 92 protein F49C12.5-like: MFSLTKWWVCILLGVILVTSVMHNVLQKVPILTINKEQEHSSASITPLSNNRTFIMGAYYDNREKNLVRLISIVHRQDVKELYCWINCSTIKGYMTVNKAVIDFIAHDFGYPYVIAHLLCPEVSNCTPEYVSIHWSNKSDIAKLPVFKIRNRAPNTMSADFTVCISTMFGNSTNVLQLIQAIEMYKVLGAQKVMIYKHSCSLLVDRVLQYYISEGTVEVIPWPIDLYLDVSSNCHFSKEPYPRDLGYYGQLATLNDCLYRNMYSSKYVVINDLDEIIVPKKHTNWADMMDDLKKQYPSTGIFFFQNRVFPNNVVDSTFNVSAWRAIPGFNLLQHVYREPATPYHEKMIVNPRKVIQISVHTVLKGYGHRLVVPSEFAFTHHCRQAMKPKLPKESLIRDTILWKYSPSLIRGIEQFKNNSSIFGTFLPQTP; encoded by the coding sequence ATGTTTTCGCTAACAAAATGGTGGGTGTGCATTTTACTGGGTGTCATACTAGTGACATCTGTGATGCACAATGTGCTACAAAAAGTTCCCATCCTTACAATAAATAAAGAACAAGAACATTCCAGTGCAAGTATTACACCCCTGAGTAACAACCGAACCTTCATAATGGGAGCTTATTACGATAACCGAGAAAAAAACCTGGTACGATTGATCAGCATTGTTCATCGGCAGGATGTAAAAGAACTCTACTGTTGGATCAACTGCAGTACAATTAAGGGCTACATGACCGTAAACAAGGCAGTGATCGATTTTATTGCCCATGATTTTGGATACCCCTATGTCATAGCGCATTTGCTTTGCCCAGAAGTCAGTAATTGCACCCCAGAATATGTGTCAATTCACTGGTCTAACAAAAGCGACATTGCCAAGCTGCCTGTATTTAAGATAAGAAACCGCGCACCCAATACAATGTCTGCAGACTTCACGGTGTGTATTTCCACTATGTTTGGAAATTCAACCAACGTTTTACAACTCATTCAAGCCATAGAGATGTACAAAGTGCTTGGTGCCCAGAAAGTGATGATATATAAACATAGCTGCAGCTTACTGGTAGACAGGGTCTTACAGTATTATATCTCTGAAGGTACTGTTGAGGTGATTCCTTGGCCGATTGACTTATATCTTGATGTCTCTTCaaactgccacttttcaaaggagcCTTACCCAAGAGATTTGGGTTATTACGGACAACTGGCAACCCTTAATGACTGTCTCTACAGAAATATGTATAGCAGCAAGTATGTGGTAATCAATGACTTGGATGAAATTATTGTCCCCAAAAAGCACACTAATTGGGCAGACATGATGGATGATCTCAAGAAGCAATATCCGAGTACCGGTATCTTCTTCTTTCAAAACCGCGTCTTCCCCAACAACGTGGTAGACTCAACTTTTAATGTCTCAGCATGGAGAGCAATACCAGGATTTAACCTCTTGCAACATGTATACAGGGAACCAGCGACCCCTTATCATGAGAAAATGATAGTCAATCCCAGGAAAGTGATACAGATTTCAGTTCACACTGTTTTAAAAGGATATGGACATCGCTTGGTGGTGCCTAGTGAGTTTGCATTTACCCATCATTGCAGACAAGCTATGAAACCCAAGTTACCAAAAGAAT
- the LOC138301337 gene encoding glycosyltransferase family 92 protein F49C12.5-like codes for MFSLTKWWVCILLGVILVTSVMHHVLQKVSILTKNKEQEHSSASITPLSNNRTFIMGAYYDNREKNLVRLISIVHRQDVKELYCWINCSTIKGYMTVNKAVIDFIAHDFGYPYVIAHLLCPDVINCTPEYVSIHWSNKSDIAKLPVFKIRNRAPNTMSADFTVCISTMFGNSTNVLQLVQAIEMYKVLGAQKVMIYKHSCSLLVDRVLQYYISEGTVEVIPWPIDLYLDVSSNWHFRMEPYPRDLGYYGQLATLNDCVYRNMYSSKYVVINDLDEIIVPKKHTNWADMMDDLKKQYPSTGIFFFQNRVFPNNVVDSTLNVSAWRAIPGFNLLQHVYREPATPYHEKMIVNPRKVIQISVHTVLKGYGHRLVVPSEFAFTHHCRQAMKPELPKESLIRDTILWKYSPSLIRGIEQFKNNSSIFGTFLPQTP; via the coding sequence ATGTTTTCGCTAACAAAATGGTGGGTGTGCATTTTACTGGGTGTCATACTAGTGACATCTGTGATGCACCATGTGCTACAAAAAGTTTCCATCCTTACAAAAAATAAAGAACAAGAACATTCCAGTGCAAGTATTACACCCCTGAGTAACAACCGAACCTTCATAATGGGAGCTTATTACGATAACCGAGAAAAAAACCTGGTACGATTGATCAGCATTGTTCATCGGCAGGATGTAAAAGAACTCTACTGTTGGATCAACTGCAGTACAATTAAGGGCTACATGACCGTAAACAAGGCAGTGATCGATTTTATTGCCCATGATTTTGGATACCCTTATGTCATTGCGCATTTGCTTTGCCCAGATGTCATCAATTGCACCCCAGAATATGTGTCAATTCACTGGTCTAACAAAAGCGACATTGCCAAGCTGCCTGTATTTAAGATAAGAAACCGCGCACCCAATACAATGTCTGCAGACTTCACGGTGTGTATTTCCACTATGTTTGGAAATTCAACCAACGTTTTACAACTCGTTCAAGCCATAGAGATGTACAAAGTGCTTGGTGCCCAGAAAGTGATGATATATAAACATAGCTGCAGCTTACTGGTAGACAGGGTCTTACAGTATTATATCTCTGAAGGTACTGTTGAGGTGATTCCTTGGCCGATTGACTTATATCTTGATGTCTCTTCAAACTGGCACTTTAGAATGGAGCCTTACCCAAGAGATTTGGGTTATTACGGACAACTGGCAACCCTTAATGACTGTGTCTACAGAAATATGTATAGCAGCAAGTATGTGGTAATCAATGACTTGGATGAAATTATTGTCCCCAAAAAGCACACTAATTGGGCAGACATGATGGATGATCTCAAGAAGCAATATCCAAGTACCGGTATCTTCTTCTTTCAAAACCGCGTCTTCCCCAACAACGTGGTAGACTCAACTTTGAATGTCTCAGCATGGAGAGCAATACCAGGATTTAACCTCTTGCAACATGTATACAGGGAACCAGCGACCCCTTATCATGAGAAAATGATAGTCAATCCCAGGAAAGTGATACAGATTTCAGTTCACACTGTTTTAAAAGGATACGGACATCGGTTGGTGGTGCCTAGTGAGTTTGCATTTACCCATCATTGCAGACAAGCTATGAAACCCGAGTTACCAAAAGAATCCTTAATTAGGGACACAATTCTGTGGAAGTACAGTCCATCCTTAATCAGAggcattgaacagtttaaaaacaACAGCTCAATATTTGGAACCTTTCTACCACAAACACCATGA